A portion of the Daphnia magna isolate NIES linkage group LG4, ASM2063170v1.1, whole genome shotgun sequence genome contains these proteins:
- the LOC116920727 gene encoding uncharacterized protein LOC116920727 has protein sequence MFYSRFVVAVFLLSVAYTVLGASAAVDDNDSEESIENSSKEATENGSELSKAVKSLNETSIIKLRDVSSQLQKLKAKVSDNEPVVNKARNPTSRTSDVKLGDENVGPSARTTCFTKNGTTICTPATDCTTTKADTSVKLLKQRTMKAIITAKTPILDISSDTLPKKI, from the exons ATGTTTTACAG CAGGTTTGTCGTCGCTGTGTTCTTGTTGAGTGTCGCATACACAGTTTTGGGTGCCAGCGCCGCTGTGGATGACAACGATTCGGAGGAGTCGATTGAAAACAGTTCCAAAGAGGCGACTGAAAATGGTTCCGAGCTGAGCAAAGCCGTTAAGTCTTTGAATGAAACCAGCATCATCAAGTTGCGCGATGTCAGCAGCCAATTACAG AAATTGAAAGCCAAAGTCTCTGACAACGAGCCAGTTGTAAACAAAGCCCGTAATCCAACCTCAAGAACTTCTGACGTCAAACTGGGCGATGAGAATGTAGGGCCTTCTGCTAGGACAACTTGCTTTACTAAGAATGGCACTACGATATGCACCCCAGCTACTGACTGCACTACCACTAAAGCTGATACTTCTGTTAAACTGTTGAAACAAAGAACGATGAAAGCCATTATTACTGCCAAAACGCCAATCTTGGACATCTCGTCAGATACCCTGCCaaagaaaatctaa